One genomic segment of Mesoterricola silvestris includes these proteins:
- the mtgA gene encoding monofunctional biosynthetic peptidoglycan transglycosylase yields the protein MKKRPLWKRLLRWLGLGLLVCVGGSIAAVILFRFVPVPGSALMAERRILALGREKPYHPRHQWVPLEDIAPAMGVAVIAAEDQNFPDHFGFDWKAIEKAVAHNEHSRRKRGASTVSQQTAKNLFLWESRSWVRKGFEVYFTLLLEAGWSKRRILEVYLNIVEFGDGIYGVEAASSRYFGKHAKALTPSEAALLAAVLPSPLKYRADAPSAYVRGRQEWILNQMRMLGGTQVVKALG from the coding sequence ATGAAGAAACGACCCCTGTGGAAGCGCCTCCTGCGCTGGCTGGGCCTCGGCCTCCTGGTGTGCGTCGGCGGCAGCATCGCCGCGGTGATCCTTTTCCGCTTCGTGCCGGTGCCCGGATCGGCGCTCATGGCCGAACGGCGGATCCTCGCCCTGGGGAGGGAGAAGCCCTACCACCCCCGCCACCAGTGGGTCCCCCTGGAGGACATCGCCCCCGCCATGGGCGTGGCCGTCATCGCGGCGGAGGACCAGAACTTTCCCGATCACTTCGGCTTCGACTGGAAGGCCATCGAGAAGGCCGTGGCCCACAACGAGCACAGCCGCCGCAAGCGGGGCGCGTCCACGGTCAGCCAGCAGACCGCCAAGAACCTCTTCCTGTGGGAGAGCCGTTCCTGGGTGCGCAAGGGCTTCGAGGTCTACTTCACCCTCCTGCTGGAGGCGGGCTGGTCCAAGCGCCGGATCCTGGAGGTGTACCTCAATATCGTGGAGTTCGGCGACGGCATCTACGGGGTCGAGGCGGCGTCGTCCCGGTACTTCGGCAAGCACGCCAAGGCCCTCACGCCCTCCGAGGCGGCCCTGCTCGCCGCCGTGCTGCCCTCCCCCCTCAAGTACCGCGCCGACGCCCCCAGCGCCTACGTCCGGGGCCGCCAGGAATGGATCCTCAACCAGATGCGGATGCTGGGCGGAACCCAGGTCGTCAAGGCCCTGGGCTGA
- the murJ gene encoding murein biosynthesis integral membrane protein MurJ, whose amino-acid sequence MVRPLPSKEPPITPPHAKTGKPGSSMLRSAGVVGALTLLSRITGMLQSRVVAYYLGAGPAADAFLVAFRIPNLLRRFTAEGTMTSAFLPTVGEVEGSRGEEAAKEMVARFLGTLALVLAGLCAVAIPAMGLLAGLQVMGRLAPGAGWGQQAAVLWEILRGLRPGPEEFLLTTTLARIMFPYLALVSVTAGLSAVLNLKGRFGLPASVSTFWNLVFIGFTLACLSLGPRAWRGPEQAALVMAVAVLAGGVVQLFLLWPAFRGLGYGVSWGLHLKDPGVRTALKRMAPGLLGTGIHPINVLISTTLASQLAVGAQAVLFNSNMMGEMVLGVFAASVATVSLPAMSRLVEAGDAPGLKASLASALRGTAVLAIPGAVGMAVLARPIIALIFQTGRYSARDVEWTATTLAFQAVGILFVATGRITAQCLYALKDYRRPAYAALLGMAVNIVLSFVLMRPLGTGGIALANGLASMAGLGFMAGGLRRRMPSLPVREVAGGWLPMALASGLMGLLAWEGGRLLGLGSFHGLLGTSARLFPLIALCALAYFALLLLFRVPEAASVAGLVKRKLGRKT is encoded by the coding sequence GTGGTCCGTCCCCTCCCATCCAAGGAGCCCCCCATCACCCCGCCCCACGCCAAGACCGGGAAACCGGGCTCCTCCATGCTCCGGTCCGCCGGGGTCGTGGGGGCCCTCACGCTGCTTTCGCGCATCACCGGCATGCTCCAGAGCCGGGTGGTGGCGTACTACCTGGGGGCGGGGCCCGCGGCCGACGCGTTCCTGGTGGCCTTCCGCATCCCCAACCTCCTGCGCCGGTTCACGGCGGAGGGGACGATGACCTCGGCCTTCCTGCCCACCGTGGGCGAGGTGGAGGGAAGCCGGGGCGAGGAGGCCGCGAAGGAGATGGTGGCGCGGTTCCTGGGCACGCTGGCCCTGGTCCTGGCGGGCCTTTGCGCCGTCGCCATCCCCGCCATGGGGCTGCTGGCGGGGCTCCAGGTGATGGGCAGGCTCGCGCCGGGGGCGGGCTGGGGCCAGCAGGCCGCGGTGCTGTGGGAGATCCTCAGGGGCCTGCGGCCGGGGCCGGAGGAATTCCTGCTCACCACCACCCTGGCCCGCATCATGTTCCCCTACCTGGCCCTGGTGAGCGTCACCGCCGGGCTTTCGGCGGTGCTGAACCTCAAGGGGCGATTCGGACTGCCGGCTTCGGTCTCCACCTTCTGGAACCTGGTCTTCATCGGCTTCACCCTGGCCTGCCTCTCCCTGGGGCCCCGGGCCTGGCGCGGACCGGAGCAGGCCGCCCTGGTCATGGCCGTGGCGGTCCTCGCGGGGGGCGTCGTGCAGCTGTTCCTGCTCTGGCCGGCCTTCCGGGGCCTGGGCTACGGGGTGAGCTGGGGCCTCCACCTCAAGGACCCCGGGGTGCGCACCGCCCTCAAGCGCATGGCGCCGGGGCTCCTGGGCACGGGAATCCACCCCATCAACGTCCTCATCTCCACCACCCTGGCCTCGCAGCTGGCCGTGGGGGCCCAGGCGGTGCTCTTCAATTCGAACATGATGGGGGAGATGGTGCTGGGGGTCTTCGCCGCCAGCGTGGCCACGGTGAGCCTGCCGGCCATGAGCCGGCTGGTGGAGGCCGGGGACGCCCCGGGCCTGAAGGCGAGCCTGGCCTCGGCCCTGCGGGGGACGGCGGTGCTGGCCATCCCCGGGGCGGTGGGCATGGCGGTCCTGGCCCGGCCCATCATCGCCCTGATCTTCCAGACGGGGCGCTATTCGGCCCGGGACGTGGAATGGACCGCCACCACCCTGGCCTTCCAGGCCGTGGGCATCCTCTTCGTGGCCACGGGCCGCATCACCGCCCAGTGCCTCTACGCCCTGAAGGACTACCGGCGCCCGGCCTACGCGGCGCTGCTGGGCATGGCCGTGAACATCGTCCTGTCCTTCGTCCTCATGAGGCCCCTGGGCACCGGGGGCATCGCCCTGGCCAACGGCCTCGCCAGCATGGCGGGCCTGGGCTTCATGGCCGGGGGCCTGCGCCGGCGCATGCCGAGCCTGCCGGTGCGGGAGGTGGCGGGGGGGTGGCTGCCCATGGCCCTGGCCTCCGGGCTCATGGGCCTCCTGGCCTGGGAGGGGGGACGGCTCCTGGGCCTGGGGAGCTTCCACGGCCTCCTGGGCACCAGCGCGCGGCTCTTCCCCCTCATCGCCCTGTGCGCCCTGGCCTATTTCGCGCTCCTGCTGCTGTTCCGGGTTCCCGAGGCCGCGTCCGTGGCCGGCCTGGTGAAGCGCAAACTGGGGCGGAAAACGTGA
- a CDS encoding DMT family transporter has translation MAPRGSRPMLARAALAGSAACFGLMAVLARKLTQPAMGFTPGHLAVLRFLVGIVLCLALFGIRPKLYAPRGYRVLISRGVTGGLVVVLYFYALARIPAGQAGILYNLFPVMATALSLHFFRERPTVHLLLAVLLASAGVVLVLGQGRVAITLGRGELAALGAAFFAATSAIAIRAARPTNNATTIFFFFSLVGLPVVAPFALSPWPRAPLPWMMGILMSFMAFLAQLLMAEAYGSLSISEAAVWLQLTPVATYLLALPLLGEPVTGFGLAGVLLTVGGVAYGTLLGNRRPG, from the coding sequence GTGGCTCCCCGCGGCTCCCGCCCCATGCTGGCCCGCGCCGCCCTGGCGGGGTCCGCGGCCTGCTTCGGACTGATGGCGGTGCTGGCCCGCAAGCTGACGCAGCCCGCCATGGGGTTCACGCCGGGCCATCTCGCGGTGCTCCGCTTCCTGGTGGGCATCGTCCTGTGCCTGGCGCTTTTCGGCATCCGCCCGAAGCTCTACGCCCCCCGGGGCTACCGGGTGCTCATCTCCCGGGGCGTCACCGGCGGACTGGTGGTGGTGCTCTATTTCTACGCCCTGGCCCGCATTCCCGCGGGACAGGCGGGGATCCTCTACAACCTCTTCCCGGTCATGGCCACGGCCCTGTCGCTGCATTTCTTCCGGGAGCGCCCCACGGTGCACCTGCTCCTGGCGGTGCTCCTGGCCTCCGCGGGCGTGGTCCTGGTGCTGGGGCAGGGCCGGGTGGCCATCACCCTCGGCCGGGGGGAGCTCGCGGCCCTGGGGGCGGCCTTCTTCGCCGCCACCAGCGCCATCGCCATCCGCGCCGCCCGTCCCACCAACAACGCCACCACCATCTTCTTCTTCTTCAGCCTGGTGGGCCTGCCCGTGGTGGCCCCCTTCGCCCTGAGCCCCTGGCCCCGGGCGCCCCTGCCGTGGATGATGGGGATCCTCATGAGCTTCATGGCCTTCCTGGCCCAGCTGCTCATGGCCGAGGCCTACGGTTCCCTGTCCATTTCCGAGGCCGCCGTGTGGCTCCAGCTGACTCCCGTAGCCACCTACCTCCTGGCCCTCCCCCTCCTGGGGGAGCCCGTCACGGGCTTCGGCCTCGCGGGGGTGCTGCTCACCGTGGGAGGCGTGGCCTACGGCACGCTCCTGGGGAACCGGAGGCCCGGGTGA
- a CDS encoding DegT/DnrJ/EryC1/StrS family aminotransferase, whose translation MSVPMLELAPQNASVKEKILQGLSSIIDRSSFVLGENVKGLEAELAEYSGARYAVGMSSGTDALLVALMALDIKHGDEVILPSFTFFATAGVVSRLGATPVFIDLDPETFNVTGALVEAAITPRTKAIIPVHLFGQLAEMPAIMAVANKHGIPVLEDACQSLGAKGWGLSAGQFGQMTGCSFYPTKNLGAFGDAGMTLIKDDEALAAKVRRLRVHGMEPVYVHHEIGMNGRIDEFQGLVLRAKLPMLEGWHEGRRRHAQWYIERLAAITPDQMVLPLEKVPNGRHIYNQFTIRVKGGRRDALMAHLRGLGIGCAVYYPICLHEQPCFAYLGYKKGRLAESELASQEVLSLPVYPEMTPAMLEEVAQGLLSFFKKG comes from the coding sequence ATGTCCGTGCCCATGCTCGAGCTCGCGCCCCAGAACGCTTCGGTCAAGGAGAAGATCCTCCAGGGCCTGTCCAGCATCATCGACCGCTCCAGCTTCGTCCTGGGCGAGAACGTCAAGGGGCTGGAGGCCGAACTGGCCGAGTATTCCGGCGCCCGGTACGCGGTGGGCATGTCCAGCGGCACCGACGCGCTGCTGGTGGCGCTCATGGCCCTGGACATCAAGCACGGGGACGAGGTGATCCTCCCCTCCTTCACCTTCTTCGCCACCGCCGGGGTCGTGTCCCGCCTGGGGGCCACGCCGGTGTTCATCGACCTGGACCCGGAGACCTTCAACGTCACCGGCGCCCTGGTGGAGGCGGCCATCACCCCCCGCACCAAGGCCATCATCCCGGTGCACCTCTTCGGCCAGCTGGCCGAGATGCCCGCCATCATGGCCGTGGCCAACAAGCACGGTATCCCCGTGCTGGAGGACGCCTGCCAGTCCCTGGGCGCCAAGGGCTGGGGCCTCAGCGCGGGCCAGTTCGGCCAGATGACGGGGTGCAGCTTCTACCCCACCAAGAACCTCGGGGCCTTCGGGGACGCGGGCATGACCCTCATCAAGGACGACGAGGCCCTGGCCGCCAAGGTCCGGCGCCTGCGGGTCCACGGCATGGAGCCGGTGTACGTCCACCACGAGATCGGCATGAACGGGCGCATCGACGAATTCCAGGGCCTGGTGCTCCGGGCCAAGCTGCCCATGCTGGAGGGCTGGCACGAGGGGCGCCGCCGGCACGCCCAGTGGTACATCGAGCGCCTGGCCGCCATCACCCCCGATCAGATGGTCCTGCCCCTGGAGAAGGTGCCCAACGGCCGGCACATCTATAATCAATTCACCATTCGTGTGAAAGGCGGCCGCCGGGACGCCCTCATGGCCCACCTGCGGGGCCTGGGCATCGGCTGCGCCGTCTACTACCCCATCTGCCTCCACGAACAGCCCTGCTTCGCCTACCTGGGCTACAAGAAGGGCCGCCTGGCGGAATCCGAGCTGGCCAGCCAGGAAGTGCTGAGCCTGCCCGTCTACCCCGAAATGACCCCGGCGATGCTGGAGGAAGTGGCCCAGGGCCTCCTGTCCTTCTTCAAGAAGGGCTAA
- the hypA gene encoding hydrogenase maturation nickel metallochaperone HypA, producing the protein MHEMTVMAGLLEIIEAQARLEGFTRVARVVLEIGALSGVEPGALRFAFDVGTRGSVAAGAELAMEEIPCLGRCPGCGVQSPLAAPFDPCPACGGEPMEILRGRELRIVALDVE; encoded by the coding sequence ATGCACGAGATGACCGTCATGGCCGGCCTGCTGGAGATCATCGAGGCCCAGGCCCGGCTGGAAGGCTTCACCCGCGTGGCGCGCGTGGTCCTGGAGATCGGCGCCCTTTCGGGGGTGGAGCCCGGGGCCCTGCGCTTCGCCTTCGACGTGGGCACCCGGGGCTCCGTGGCCGCGGGCGCGGAACTGGCCATGGAGGAGATCCCCTGCCTGGGACGCTGCCCCGGGTGCGGGGTCCAGTCGCCCCTGGCGGCCCCCTTCGATCCCTGTCCGGCCTGCGGGGGCGAACCCATGGAGATCCTCCGGGGCCGCGAGCTGCGGATCGTCGCGCTGGACGTGGAGTAG
- a CDS encoding diguanylate cyclase domain-containing protein, producing the protein MTNPNPEEEIHPPDPGGPLEGPVVAAFLKATGCHALLLDRDMRVLSFSPGAPGALGLDPGPGGIDILPLLVRDGDGLPDFLPCGPPLPIGGGRHLWVYRDARGRERSEGLEMARLGEVLSALTHRPPGTRHAPELWEKALALYREVGVPGMDFEPPREVPGARAQEGEALPAGPDPGPAPGQAPTVLVVDDSPVIRRLLAAILGREFRVTAAGDGETALALARAAQPDLILLDAVMPGLDGFGVCARLKADGRTGEIPVLFLTALQGERDEIRALEAGAIDFIHKPINGATVLARVRNHVELKRSKDRLQELAVQDSLTSLSNRRQFDGVLAREWQRCRREGCALALIMGDVDCFKNYNDTYGHVAGDACLRAVAGTFAAALRRPADLAARYGGEEFVCLLPDTDEEGARAVADQITAALADLALPHARSDVSTRVTVSLGVAALWPSRGGLPGSLVEAADRRMYAAKHGAKERHLRA; encoded by the coding sequence ATGACAAACCCCAACCCCGAGGAGGAAATCCACCCGCCGGATCCCGGGGGGCCCCTGGAGGGTCCCGTGGTGGCGGCGTTCCTGAAGGCCACGGGCTGCCACGCCCTCCTCCTGGACCGGGACATGCGCGTCCTGAGCTTCAGCCCGGGCGCCCCCGGGGCGCTGGGCCTGGACCCGGGGCCCGGGGGCATCGACATCCTGCCGCTCCTGGTTCGCGATGGGGACGGCCTCCCGGACTTCCTCCCCTGCGGCCCGCCCCTGCCCATCGGGGGCGGCCGGCACCTGTGGGTGTACCGGGACGCGCGCGGCCGCGAGCGCAGCGAGGGACTGGAGATGGCCCGCCTGGGCGAGGTCCTGTCGGCCCTCACCCATCGCCCCCCCGGGACCCGCCATGCTCCCGAACTGTGGGAGAAGGCCCTGGCCCTCTACCGGGAGGTGGGGGTCCCGGGCATGGACTTCGAGCCCCCCCGGGAGGTTCCGGGGGCCCGGGCCCAGGAAGGGGAGGCGCTTCCCGCCGGGCCCGACCCCGGCCCCGCCCCGGGGCAGGCCCCCACGGTGCTGGTGGTGGATGATTCCCCCGTGATCCGCAGGCTCCTGGCCGCCATCCTGGGCCGGGAATTCCGGGTGACCGCCGCCGGGGACGGCGAAACGGCCCTGGCCCTGGCCCGGGCGGCCCAGCCGGACCTGATCCTCCTGGACGCGGTCATGCCCGGCCTGGACGGCTTCGGGGTCTGCGCGCGCCTCAAGGCCGACGGCCGCACCGGGGAGATCCCGGTGCTCTTCCTCACCGCCCTCCAGGGGGAACGGGACGAGATCCGGGCCCTGGAGGCCGGCGCCATCGACTTCATCCACAAGCCCATCAACGGAGCCACGGTGCTGGCGCGGGTGCGCAACCACGTCGAGCTGAAACGGTCCAAGGACCGGCTTCAGGAACTGGCCGTGCAGGACAGCCTCACCTCCCTGTCCAACCGGCGCCAATTCGACGGGGTGCTGGCCCGGGAGTGGCAGCGCTGCCGCCGGGAAGGGTGCGCCCTCGCCCTGATCATGGGCGACGTGGACTGCTTCAAGAACTACAACGACACCTACGGCCACGTGGCGGGGGACGCCTGCCTGAGGGCGGTGGCCGGAACCTTCGCTGCGGCCCTGCGCCGCCCCGCGGACCTGGCGGCCCGGTACGGGGGCGAGGAATTCGTGTGCCTCCTCCCCGACACCGACGAAGAGGGGGCCCGGGCCGTGGCGGACCAGATCACCGCGGCCCTGGCGGACCTGGCCCTTCCCCACGCGCGTTCGGACGTCTCCACCCGGGTGACCGTGAGCCTGGGCGTGGCGGCCCTGTGGCCCTCCCGGGGAGGCCTGCCCGGCAGTCTGGTGGAGGCGGCGGATCGGCGGATGTACGCCGCCAAGCACGGGGCCAAGGAGCGCCATCTTCGGGCATAA
- a CDS encoding PAS domain S-box protein, producing the protein MKIRRPAWLNSLTITVVVTMLLALGFQTWMLMESRQRALEIITTRAANRAQATAHRVQEILKEVDLILQDVREHVVAEDLLRGPAGLTPKREADMRIFLRHQAAKIPQVLLLHVVGPDGRYVFSTVDPLPTVNIADRPYFQEQRDAISDELRVSDPVLGRHTHRWGIHPNRRIATADGRFAGIVFATLDTETLGSVMVAVDQSQWVLALHAMDHQLIARSPAGPIGTRVVEPRMDSIWKGPITFEGVAMGEPDPQIWAGWQVPGTSLYTVAGFAKARALAQWHRDLKINAAVACLLVAGCAGILVLQKRNRDSAESAFLLQERLAIAGQGAGIGIFDWDLVKSQLHWDDSLYRLLGLRREDLPSPGWNWFDQVDARDQERVRRDFEAALGKEELHVNQFRVRWPDGSVRHLRVAARSLRDPSGRVIRMVGIVYDVTEAEEAQEALKGSEAYFRTLFEAVPAAVAVLRGDEVIDANPRYVTMFQAAAPPWVLAPVRQPDGSHSRDHGERLAAAAQTGTAQRIGWQCQRADGSLFDSELTVTRFRHQENDLLMVIVRDLTAIREMEIKLHQAQKMDALGQLAGGVAHDFNNMLSAIRSAAELLHEEVQGERPGRLASTIMAAADRAGQLTRQLLAFARKGKILSTPTDVHQILQEAVTLLERTIDRRIVIEQRLLAADATVVGDPTQIQSALLNLGVNARDAMPEGGLLTFATETVAIRGDACAQGGFRLEPGEHLHVSVADQGCGIPEANLGQIFDPFFTTKEVNKGTGLGLAAVFGTMVSHKGAVTVESREGKGTVFHLYLPLAHAGVRQAGPAAAGPLPTGTGRVLVVEDEDLVRTATTMAIESLGYEVHAVADAEGALAHFAAHHRGLRAVILDMVLPGSSGAKVAAALRAIDPGVPIVLVSGFPRNADVGDLLGEGIAGFLQKPLDRRELGDLLAALA; encoded by the coding sequence GTGAAGATCCGCCGCCCAGCCTGGCTCAACAGCCTGACCATCACGGTCGTGGTCACCATGCTCCTGGCCCTGGGGTTCCAGACCTGGATGCTCATGGAGAGCCGCCAGCGGGCCCTGGAGATCATCACCACCCGCGCCGCGAACCGGGCGCAGGCCACCGCGCACCGGGTGCAGGAGATCCTGAAGGAAGTGGATCTCATTCTCCAGGATGTGCGGGAGCACGTGGTGGCCGAGGACCTGCTCCGGGGACCCGCCGGCCTCACGCCCAAACGCGAAGCGGACATGCGGATCTTCCTCCGCCACCAGGCGGCGAAGATCCCGCAGGTGCTGTTGTTGCATGTTGTTGGCCCGGATGGCCGCTACGTGTTCTCCACGGTGGATCCCCTGCCGACGGTGAACATCGCGGACCGGCCCTACTTCCAGGAGCAGCGGGACGCCATTTCCGACGAGCTGCGGGTCTCGGACCCGGTGCTGGGCCGCCACACCCATCGCTGGGGCATCCACCCCAACCGGCGCATCGCCACCGCCGACGGGCGGTTCGCGGGCATTGTCTTCGCGACGCTGGACACCGAGACCCTGGGCTCGGTCATGGTGGCGGTGGACCAGTCCCAGTGGGTCCTGGCCCTGCACGCCATGGACCACCAGCTCATCGCGCGTTCCCCTGCGGGACCCATCGGCACCCGCGTGGTGGAGCCGCGGATGGATTCCATCTGGAAGGGCCCCATCACCTTCGAGGGCGTGGCCATGGGCGAGCCGGACCCGCAGATCTGGGCCGGGTGGCAGGTGCCCGGCACCAGCCTCTACACCGTGGCCGGCTTCGCCAAGGCCCGCGCCCTGGCCCAGTGGCACCGGGACCTGAAGATCAACGCCGCCGTGGCCTGCCTCCTGGTGGCGGGGTGCGCGGGCATCCTGGTGCTCCAGAAACGGAACCGGGATTCCGCCGAATCCGCCTTCCTGCTCCAGGAGCGGCTGGCCATCGCGGGCCAGGGCGCGGGCATCGGGATCTTCGACTGGGACCTGGTCAAGTCCCAACTCCACTGGGACGACAGCCTGTACCGGCTCCTGGGCCTGCGCAGGGAGGACCTCCCCTCCCCGGGCTGGAACTGGTTCGATCAGGTGGATGCCAGGGACCAGGAGCGGGTGCGCCGGGACTTCGAGGCCGCGCTGGGCAAGGAGGAGCTCCACGTGAACCAGTTCCGCGTCCGGTGGCCGGACGGCTCCGTGCGCCACCTGCGGGTGGCCGCCCGCAGCCTCAGGGACCCCTCCGGCCGCGTCATCCGCATGGTGGGCATCGTGTACGACGTCACCGAGGCCGAGGAGGCCCAGGAGGCCCTGAAGGGGAGCGAGGCCTACTTCCGCACCCTGTTCGAGGCGGTGCCCGCCGCGGTGGCCGTCCTGCGCGGGGACGAGGTCATCGATGCCAACCCGCGCTATGTGACCATGTTCCAGGCCGCGGCGCCGCCGTGGGTCCTGGCGCCGGTGCGCCAGCCGGATGGCAGCCATTCCCGGGACCACGGGGAGCGCCTGGCCGCGGCGGCCCAGACCGGCACCGCCCAGCGGATCGGGTGGCAGTGCCAGCGCGCGGACGGGTCCCTGTTCGACAGCGAGCTCACGGTGACCCGGTTCCGGCACCAGGAGAACGACCTGCTGATGGTCATCGTCCGGGATCTCACGGCCATCCGGGAGATGGAAATCAAGCTCCACCAGGCCCAGAAAATGGATGCCCTCGGGCAGCTGGCCGGGGGCGTCGCCCACGATTTCAACAACATGCTTTCGGCCATCCGGTCCGCGGCGGAGCTCCTCCACGAGGAGGTCCAGGGGGAGCGCCCGGGGCGCCTGGCCTCCACCATCATGGCCGCGGCGGACCGCGCGGGGCAGCTCACCCGCCAGCTGCTGGCCTTCGCCCGCAAAGGCAAGATCCTCTCCACGCCCACGGACGTCCACCAGATCCTCCAGGAGGCCGTGACGCTCCTGGAACGCACCATCGACCGCCGCATCGTCATCGAGCAGCGCCTGCTGGCCGCCGACGCCACGGTGGTGGGGGATCCCACCCAGATCCAGAGCGCGCTCCTGAACCTGGGCGTCAATGCCAGGGACGCCATGCCCGAGGGCGGCCTGCTCACCTTCGCCACCGAGACGGTGGCCATCCGGGGCGACGCCTGTGCCCAGGGCGGGTTCCGCCTGGAGCCGGGGGAACACCTGCACGTGAGCGTGGCCGACCAGGGCTGCGGCATTCCCGAAGCCAACCTGGGGCAGATCTTCGACCCCTTCTTCACCACCAAGGAAGTGAACAAGGGCACCGGCCTGGGCCTGGCGGCGGTCTTCGGGACGATGGTCTCGCACAAGGGCGCGGTCACGGTGGAATCCCGGGAGGGCAAGGGCACCGTCTTCCACCTGTACCTGCCCCTGGCCCACGCCGGAGTCCGCCAGGCCGGCCCCGCCGCCGCGGGCCCCCTGCCCACGGGCACGGGCCGGGTGCTGGTGGTGGAGGACGAGGACCTGGTGCGCACCGCCACCACCATGGCCATCGAGTCGCTGGGCTACGAGGTCCACGCCGTGGCCGACGCCGAGGGCGCCCTGGCCCACTTCGCCGCCCACCACCGGGGCCTCCGGGCCGTGATCCTGGACATGGTCCTGCCCGGATCCTCCGGGGCGAAGGTGGCCGCCGCCCTGCGGGCCATCGACCCCGGCGTGCCCATCGTGCTGGTCAGCGGCTTCCCCCGGAACGCGGACGTGGGCGACCTGCTCGGGGAGGGGATCGCGGGGTTCCTCCAGAAGCCCCTGGACCGCCGGGAACTGGGAGATCTGCTCGCGGCGCTGGCCTAG
- a CDS encoding outer membrane protein assembly factor BamD, translated as MNLSRTLPLLGCGLLLMVGAVACRKPKPKPEAAVGQTAAQILAEGQIYLQNGKWEEGRKVLRVIEERLPSAAEFPLSKLLVADSFFFGSTSTYPEALVEYQSFLTYFPRHERRDYALYRIALCHYAVIESAERDQTETRRALESFQALLKEAPGSAYAVDAKAKITQCWRRLAESELMVGIFMVKNYQFAPAEKRLKNLMETYPEYVDRERAYYFLGEAMRQRPVDGEVIKQFNKDWLAKVKKEDLSKLSKEELAEFTKAFNALVKDELAKYKEEAQGFYRKLVESYPGSEWAGRANDRLLEMGQTGRKEELDS; from the coding sequence ATGAACCTCTCCCGAACCCTCCCCCTTCTCGGCTGCGGCCTCCTGCTGATGGTCGGGGCGGTGGCCTGCCGCAAGCCCAAGCCCAAGCCCGAGGCGGCCGTGGGCCAGACGGCCGCCCAGATCCTGGCGGAAGGGCAGATCTACCTCCAGAACGGCAAGTGGGAGGAGGGGCGCAAGGTGCTGCGGGTCATCGAGGAGCGCCTGCCCTCCGCGGCGGAATTCCCCCTCTCCAAGCTCCTGGTCGCCGACAGCTTCTTCTTCGGCTCCACCTCCACGTACCCCGAGGCCCTGGTGGAGTACCAGAGCTTCCTCACCTACTTCCCCCGCCACGAGCGCCGGGACTACGCCCTCTACCGCATCGCCCTGTGCCACTATGCCGTGATCGAGAGCGCCGAGCGGGACCAGACCGAGACGCGCAGGGCCCTGGAGTCCTTCCAGGCCCTCCTGAAGGAGGCCCCCGGGTCGGCCTACGCGGTGGACGCCAAGGCCAAGATCACCCAGTGCTGGCGCCGCCTGGCGGAGTCCGAACTGATGGTGGGGATCTTCATGGTGAAGAACTACCAGTTCGCCCCCGCGGAAAAGCGGCTCAAGAACCTCATGGAGACCTACCCCGAGTACGTGGACCGGGAGCGCGCCTACTACTTCCTGGGCGAGGCCATGCGCCAGCGCCCCGTGGACGGCGAGGTCATCAAGCAGTTCAACAAGGACTGGCTGGCCAAGGTCAAGAAGGAGGACCTGTCCAAGCTCAGCAAGGAGGAGCTGGCGGAGTTCACCAAGGCCTTCAATGCCCTGGTGAAGGACGAGCTGGCCAAGTACAAGGAGGAGGCCCAGGGCTTCTACCGGAAGCTGGTGGAGAGCTACCCCGGCAGCGAATGGGCCGGCCGCGCCAATGACCGGCTCCTGGAAATGGGCCAGACGGGGCGCAAGGAAGAGCTGGACAGCTAG